A part of Brachybacterium faecium DSM 4810 genomic DNA contains:
- a CDS encoding acetyltransferase (PFAM: Acetyltransferase (GNAT) family) codes for MHYASFVETYADLADAGFWRRANRERSIENWRTMLSTGVEAMLAEADGSIVGVAITAPAVPRGEVAPLRGLELTNLYVLARHQGSGIGQDLLDAVLPAGAAAQLWVARGNPRAVRFYERNGFTADGAEDDGSAFGGIAALRMVR; via the coding sequence ATGCACTACGCCTCCTTCGTCGAGACCTACGCGGACCTCGCCGACGCGGGTTTCTGGCGGCGAGCCAATCGGGAGCGGAGCATCGAGAACTGGCGGACGATGCTCTCCACGGGTGTCGAGGCGATGCTCGCCGAGGCGGACGGGAGCATCGTGGGCGTGGCGATCACCGCGCCCGCGGTGCCGCGCGGTGAGGTCGCGCCGCTGCGGGGCCTCGAGCTGACGAACCTCTATGTGCTCGCGCGGCATCAGGGCAGCGGCATCGGGCAGGATCTGCTCGACGCCGTCCTGCCCGCGGGTGCCGCGGCCCAGCTGTGGGTCGCGCGCGGCAACCCGCGGGCGGTGCGCTTCTACGAGCGCAACGGCTTCACCGCCGACGGGGCGGAGGACGACGGATCAGCCTTCGGCGGCATCGCCGCGCTGCGCATGGTGCGCTGA
- a CDS encoding beta-fructosidase, levanase/invertase (PFAM: Glycosyl hydrolases family 32 N terminal), translated as MTPTTLSPSRADLYRPRFHLTPESTWMNDPNGLIRHEGRWHAFYQNNPHGSLWGNLSWGHAVSDDLATWTHLPVALPCSEHEMIFSGSVVHDAENSSGLAAPGASGPLVAFYTSAYSPDHPTHPGLQAQSIAYSTDGGTEWTFYADNPILDRGSANFRDPKVFWHAESGRWVMVTVEAADQQVHLHTSANLLTWEEASVFTHPGLDGVLWECPDLLRVPVTGTADAPEGEAWVMVISTNPGGPAGGSGGYVLIGDFDGRTFTTQAQPQPLDLGQDCYAAVSFSGVEGAPVLLGWMNNWAYADQTPTDPWRSAMTLPRTLHLEPVAGGGLELLQHPIVPEAVRTVDLGAVATAVEPVVLDAVEPFRVQGTLGLRTPQRMVLRFGEEEAAPELVLSVDAEGRVVLDRSAAHGVDFAPEHGASAPYTPAAGSEEVAFDLVVDRSCVDLQLDGGRALVSQQIFPGAAEVSIRGESA; from the coding sequence ATGACCCCCACCACGCTGTCCCCGTCCCGTGCCGACCTGTACCGTCCCCGGTTCCATCTGACACCGGAGTCGACCTGGATGAATGACCCCAACGGCCTCATCCGCCACGAGGGCCGCTGGCACGCCTTCTACCAGAACAATCCCCACGGCAGCCTGTGGGGCAACCTCTCCTGGGGCCACGCCGTCTCCGACGACCTCGCGACGTGGACCCACCTGCCGGTGGCGCTGCCCTGCTCGGAGCACGAGATGATCTTCTCCGGCAGCGTCGTGCACGATGCCGAGAACAGCTCGGGTCTGGCCGCGCCGGGCGCATCCGGACCGCTGGTGGCCTTCTACACCAGCGCCTACTCCCCCGACCACCCCACCCACCCCGGGCTCCAGGCACAGTCGATCGCCTACTCCACGGACGGCGGGACCGAGTGGACCTTCTACGCGGACAACCCGATCCTGGACCGCGGCTCCGCGAACTTCCGGGACCCCAAGGTGTTCTGGCATGCGGAGAGCGGGCGCTGGGTGATGGTGACGGTCGAGGCGGCGGATCAGCAGGTCCACCTGCACACCTCGGCGAACCTGCTCACCTGGGAGGAGGCCTCGGTGTTCACCCATCCGGGGCTGGACGGGGTGCTGTGGGAATGCCCGGATCTGCTGCGGGTCCCGGTCACCGGCACCGCCGATGCTCCGGAGGGCGAGGCATGGGTGATGGTGATCAGCACCAATCCGGGCGGGCCGGCCGGCGGCTCGGGCGGCTACGTGCTGATCGGTGATTTCGACGGCCGCACCTTCACCACGCAGGCGCAGCCGCAGCCGCTGGACCTGGGCCAGGACTGCTACGCCGCGGTCTCCTTCTCCGGGGTGGAGGGCGCTCCGGTGCTGCTGGGCTGGATGAACAACTGGGCCTACGCCGACCAGACCCCCACCGATCCGTGGCGCTCCGCCATGACCCTGCCCCGCACGCTCCACCTCGAGCCGGTCGCCGGCGGCGGCCTCGAGCTGCTCCAGCACCCGATCGTCCCGGAGGCGGTGCGGACCGTGGACCTCGGTGCGGTCGCGACCGCGGTGGAGCCGGTGGTGCTGGACGCCGTGGAGCCCTTCCGCGTGCAGGGCACTCTCGGTCTGCGCACCCCGCAGCGCATGGTGCTCCGCTTCGGCGAGGAGGAGGCCGCCCCCGAGCTGGTGCTCTCCGTGGACGCCGAGGGACGGGTGGTCCTGGATCGGAGCGCCGCGCACGGGGTGGACTTCGCCCCGGAGCACGGCGCCTCCGCGCCGTACACACCCGCGGCCGGGAGCGAGGAGGTGGCGTTCGATCTGGTGGTCGACCGCTCCTGCGTCGACCTGCAGCTCGACGGCGGCCGTGCGCTGGTCTCGCAGCAGATCTTCCCCGGCGCCGCCGAGGTGAGCATCCGCGGCGAGAGCGCCTGA